A single Vanacampus margaritifer isolate UIUO_Vmar chromosome 14, RoL_Vmar_1.0, whole genome shotgun sequence DNA region contains:
- the tjp2a gene encoding tight junction protein ZO-2a isoform X2, which yields MKFKKFITIMQAAMGIVPLNKRELLPPGRKLWRPPGDQPGSDQTAAALFKSNRKFCWSREAHYLYLRRLSSRSFSAIMMNPVMEETVWEQYTVTLQRDPKMGFGIAVSGGRDNPNEDSGETSIVVSDVLQGGPADGLLFENDRVVQVNAIPMDGVIHSFAVQTLRKCGKVAKITVKRPRKVPVNVLNRPGSPDDRVFNNDYTEDYNYDQDRRSVYSNRQDHSLEREQGGYMDSGYQTRERDYDRNYDRREQGRSAERDRSPEQPYRRDGSRGRALDRERSPDRHHRSDHTLNRDYSPDRRYRSERTLDREHSPDRRYRSERALDRDYSPDRRYRSDRALDRANSPDRRYRRDSHSPGRNHGRNHSFERGRERIPSDPKKYDEPLKRGGSRDRLERSPSPAAMPIPMPRPARELEPLEKPLNVLLLKNRPNEEYGLRLGSQLFIKEMTSTGLASRDGHLQEGDIILKINGTATENLSLSDAGKLIEKSRGKLQLVVQRDRQQVLIRVPPMVDSDSELDDISEIESYRSYSPQDERRGHHSDLSSHSSNERLREKPREEPSNRLAKMGAMPTPFKGLERAVEDTPPLPPEREESRPQTPPTIAVGPKVHAPPKVPLKPNKEDQEVYGPNTLMVRFQKGDSVGMRLAGGNDVGIFIAGVQEDSAAEQEGLRIGDQLVKVNNVDFRGMVREDAVLYLLEIPKGEDVTILAQSKPEVYKDILESGRGDSFFIRTHFEYEKEAPQSLPFTRGEIFKVTDTLYDGKLGNWLAVRTNKENQLLEKGIIPNKSRAEQMSNVQNAARAASGNDRGDFWRLRGQRAAKKKDLRKSREDLSAAPVATRFSAYERVVLREAGFKRPVVIFGPISDAVNEKLASDMPNEFVIAKTEPKDAGSEKSSGVVRLNTIRQIIEQNTHALLDVTPKAVDTLNYTQWYPIVIFLNPDSKQGLKTMRNRLLPGSTRSARKLYEQAIKLRKTCSHLFTDTIDLNSANDAWYGSVKDSIREQQDRAVWVCEGKLDGSEEDLDLHDDRMSYLSAMSADYLSMDSRLTSDYDDTADEGGAYTDNELDEPMDEPQPVSAISRSSEPVLPDEKPHPEPRNRMRRSGSRERLNREPSPPPAFVPEPPKVRAQTRTDSSRSYDSHSSSTISSDAAGGNKPLPPPVALKPTVARLNQMSDDQTSEMKEDPANKSFLGKIKAFEKMDHLARAQRILELQEAENARLEIAQKHPDIYAIPVKLPKPNLNRPQPIGSSSNPEPQTPSRQQYSESRTHEDDEAEYRRQLADNTKRGYYNPQKYKDTEL from the exons GATCCAAAGATGGGTTTTGGCATTGCTGTATCAGGAGGGCGAGACAACCCCAATGAGGACAGTGGCGAGACGTCCATTGTGGTGTCTGATGTTCTGCAGGGAGGACCAGCCGATGGCTTGTTGTT TGAGAATGACAGAGTGGTGCAGGTGAACGCCATTCCCATGGATGGGGTCATCCATTCCTTCGCCGTTCAAACCCTCAGAAAGTGTGGAAAAGTTGCAAAAATC ACCGTCAAGAGACCAAGAAAGGTTCCTGTAAATGTCCTGAATCGTCCCGGTTCACCCGATGATAGAGTTTTCAACAATGATTACACTGAAGATTACAACTACGACCAGGACCGTCGCAGTGTGTACAGTAACCGGCAGGACCACAGCCTGGAGAGGGAACAAGGCGGTTACATGGATTCTGGCTACCAAACCCGTGAGCGTGATTATGACAGAAACTATGACCGACGAGAACAGGGCAGGAGTGCAGAGAGAGACCGGAGCCCCGAGCAGCCATACAGGAGAGATGGTAGCAGAGGTCGCGCCTTGGACAGAGAACGTAGCCCTGATCGTCACCACAGGAGCGATCACACACTCAACCGTGACTATAGCCCAGACAGAAGATACCGTAGCGAGCGCACGTTAGACCGAGAACACAGTCCTGATCGGCGCTACCGCAGTGAGCGAGCACTCGACCGTGACTATAGTCCAGACCGACGCTATCGTAGTGACCGTGCGCTAGACCGCGCAAACAGCCCCGACCGGCGCTACAGACGGGACAGTCATAGCCCGGGACGCAACCATGGACGTAACCACAGTTTTGAGCGAGGACGGGAACGAATTCCTAGTGACCCGAAGAAATATGATGAGCCTCTTAAAAGAGGTGGTAGCAGAGACCGGCTAGAGCGTTCACCGTCACCTGCGGCCATGCCCATCCCTATGCCACGTCCTGCTCGAGAATTGGAGCCACTGGAGAAACCTCTGAATGTTCTACTGCTGAAAAATCGGCCTAACGAAG AGTATGGCCTTCGACTGGGCAGTCAGCTTTTTATCAAAGAGATGACCAGCACAGGGCTTGCCAGCAGAGATGGGCACCTACAAGAAGGAGACATAATTCTGAAG ATCAATGGAACAGCGACTGAAAACCTGTCTCTCAGCGACGCAGGGAAGCTGATCGAGAAGTCTCGCGGGAAACTGCAGCTGGTGGTCCAGAGAGATAGGCAGCAAGTGCTGATCCGAGTCCCCCCGATGGTCGACAGCGACTCAGAGCTTGATG ATATTTCTGAGATCGAGTCCTATCGTTCCTACTCTCCACAAGATGAAAGACGAGGCCATCATTCAGACCTATCTTCACACTCCTCCAATGAGCGGCTCCGAGAGAAGCCAAG AGAGGAGCCATCCAATCGGCTGGCTAAGATGGGTGCTATGCCAACACCATTCAAAGGTCTTGAGCGAGCTGTGGAAGACACACCCCCATTGCCTCCTGAGAGGGAGGAGTCGCGACCACAAACGCCAccaa CAATCGCAGTTGGCCCAAAAGTTCACGCTCCTCCTAAAGTACCGCTAAAGCCAAAcaaagaagaccaggaagtgtACGG ACCGAACACACTGATGGTCCGTTTTCAGAAAGGTGACAGTGTTGGTATGAGGCTTGCAGGAGGGAATGATGTTGGCATCTTTATTGCGGGAGTTCAGGAAGATAGTGCAGCTGAACAGGAAGGTCTTCGTATTGGCGATCAGCTTGTGAAG GTGAACAATGTGGACTTTAGGGGCATGGTCCGTGAAGATGCAGTCCTTTATCTCCTGGAGATTCCCAAGGGAGAAGACGTGACCATTCTCGCACAGAGCAAGCCAGAAG TTTACAAAGACATTTTAGAATCTGGCAGAGGCGACTCCTTCTTTATCAGGACCCATTTTGAGTATGAGAAAGAGGCTCCTCAGAGCCTTCCTTTCACCCGAGGAGAGATTTTCAAAGTTACTGACACACTCTATGACGGCAAGCTGGGCAACTGGTTAGCAGTCCGTACAAACAAAGAAAACCAGTTGCTGGAGAAGGGCATCATTCCTAATAAAAGCAG AGCAGAGCAAATGTCTAACGTCCAGAATGCTGCACGAGCTGCATCAGGTAACGACAGAGGAGACTTCTGGAGGCTTCGAGGTCAAAGAGCGGCTAAGAAAAAAGATCTTCGCAAGAGTCGAGAGGATCTGAGTGCAGCACCAGTTGCTACACGATTCTCAGCCTATGAGAGAGTTGTCCTGCGTGAAG CTGGCTTCAAGAGACCTGTGGTCATATTTGGGCCCATTTCTGATGCTGTGAATGAAAAACTGGCCAGTGACATGCCAAATGAGTTTGTCATTGCTA AAACGGAGCCGAAGGATGCAGGAAGTGAGAAATCATCCGGAGTTGTAAGACTGAACACAATTCGACAAATTATTGAACAG AATACTCACGCACTGCTGGATGTGACTCCCAAAGCCGTTGACACCTTGAATTACACCCAGTGGTATCCTATCGTCATTTTCCTGAATCCAGACAGCAAGCAGGGACTCAAGACCATGAGGAATCGCCTCTTGCCTGGATCCACCCGCAGTGCACGCAAACTATATGAGCAGGCCATTAAGCTGAGAAAGACATGCTCACACCTTTTCACTG ATACAATCGATCTCAACTCAGCCAATGATGCATGGTACGGCAGTGTGAAAGATTCCATTCGGGAACAGCAGGACAGAGCTGTGTGGGTGTGTGAAGGCAAG TTGGATGGTTCAGAGGAGGATCTAGATCTCCATGACGACCGAATGTCCTACTTGTCAGCGATGAGCGCCGACTACCTAAGCATGGACAGCCGTCTGACCAGCGACTACGACGACACCGCCGATGAGGGCGGGGCTTACACCGACAACGAGCTGGACGAGCCAATGGATGAGCCACAGCCTGTGTCAGCCATCAGTCGCTCGTCAGAACCCGTGCTGCCTGACGAG AAGCCCCACCCTGAACCCCGGAATCGTATGAGAAGGTCAGGCAGCAGAGAGAGGCTAAATAGAGAGCCCAGTCCTCCCCCTGCTTTTGTCCCTGAACCTCCAAAG GTGCGTGCTCAGACCCGGACTGACTCATCACGCAGCTATGACTCGCACTCCAGCAGCACCATCAGCAGCGATGCAGCGGGCGGGAACAAGCCGCTGCCCCCTCCGGTGGCCCTGAAGCCCACCGTGGCCCGCCTCAACCAGATGTCAGACGATCAGACCTCGGAGATGAAGGAGGACCCTGCCAACAAATCCTTCCTGGGCAAG ATTAAAGCCTTTGAGAAGATGGACCACCTGGCCCGAGCTCAGAGGATCCTCGAACTGCAGGAGGCAGAAAATGCTCGG TTGGAAATCGCCCAGAAGCACCCGGACATCTATGCAATCCCAGTCAAATTACCCAAACCCAATCTCAACCGTCCTCAGCCAATCGG TTCCAGCTCCAATCCGGAGCCACAGACTCCATCCAGGCAGCAGTACTCGGAGAGCAGAACTCACGAAGACGACGAGGCCGAGTACCGCAGGCAGCTGGCCGACAACACCAAGAGGGGCTACTACAACCCCCAGAAATACAAGGACACTGAGTTGTAG
- the tjp2a gene encoding tight junction protein ZO-2a isoform X6 — protein MPVNGGGLLSLGRYATQYFSNPVMEETVWEQYTVTLQRDPKMGFGIAVSGGRDNPNEDSGETSIVVSDVLQGGPADGLLFENDRVVQVNAIPMDGVIHSFAVQTLRKCGKVAKITVKRPRKVPVNVLNRPGSPDDRVFNNDYTEDYNYDQDRRSVYSNRQDHSLEREQGGYMDSGYQTRERDYDRNYDRREQGRSAERDRSPEQPYRRDGSRGRALDRERSPDRHHRSDHTLNRDYSPDRRYRSERTLDREHSPDRRYRSERALDRDYSPDRRYRSDRALDRANSPDRRYRRDSHSPGRNHGRNHSFERGRERIPSDPKKYDEPLKRGGSRDRLERSPSPAAMPIPMPRPARELEPLEKPLNVLLLKNRPNEEYGLRLGSQLFIKEMTSTGLASRDGHLQEGDIILKINGTATENLSLSDAGKLIEKSRGKLQLVVQRDRQQVLIRVPPMVDSDSELDDISEIESYRSYSPQDERRGHHSDLSSHSSNERLREKPREEPSNRLAKMGAMPTPFKGLERAVEDTPPLPPEREESRPQTPPTIAVGPKVHAPPKVPLKPNKEDQEVYGPNTLMVRFQKGDSVGMRLAGGNDVGIFIAGVQEDSAAEQEGLRIGDQLVKVNNVDFRGMVREDAVLYLLEIPKGEDVTILAQSKPEVYKDILESGRGDSFFIRTHFEYEKEAPQSLPFTRGEIFKVTDTLYDGKLGNWLAVRTNKENQLLEKGIIPNKSRAEQMSNVQNAARAASGNDRGDFWRLRGQRAAKKKDLRKSREDLSAAPVATRFSAYERVVLREAGFKRPVVIFGPISDAVNEKLASDMPNEFVIAKTEPKDAGSEKSSGVVRLNTIRQIIEQNTHALLDVTPKAVDTLNYTQWYPIVIFLNPDSKQGLKTMRNRLLPGSTRSARKLYEQAIKLRKTCSHLFTDTIDLNSANDAWYGSVKDSIREQQDRAVWVCEGKLDGSEEDLDLHDDRMSYLSAMSADYLSMDSRLTSDYDDTADEGGAYTDNELDEPMDEPQPVSAISRSSEPVLPDEKPHPEPRNRMRRSGSRERLNREPSPPPAFVPEPPKVRAQTRTDSSRSYDSHSSSTISSDAAGGNKPLPPPVALKPTVARLNQMSDDQTSEMKEDPANKSFLGKQMGDQIKAFEKMDHLARAQRILELQEAENARLEIAQKHPDIYAIPVKLPKPNLNRPQPIGSSSNPEPQTPSRQQYSESRTHEDDEAEYRRQLADNTKRGYYNPQKYKDTEL, from the exons GATCCAAAGATGGGTTTTGGCATTGCTGTATCAGGAGGGCGAGACAACCCCAATGAGGACAGTGGCGAGACGTCCATTGTGGTGTCTGATGTTCTGCAGGGAGGACCAGCCGATGGCTTGTTGTT TGAGAATGACAGAGTGGTGCAGGTGAACGCCATTCCCATGGATGGGGTCATCCATTCCTTCGCCGTTCAAACCCTCAGAAAGTGTGGAAAAGTTGCAAAAATC ACCGTCAAGAGACCAAGAAAGGTTCCTGTAAATGTCCTGAATCGTCCCGGTTCACCCGATGATAGAGTTTTCAACAATGATTACACTGAAGATTACAACTACGACCAGGACCGTCGCAGTGTGTACAGTAACCGGCAGGACCACAGCCTGGAGAGGGAACAAGGCGGTTACATGGATTCTGGCTACCAAACCCGTGAGCGTGATTATGACAGAAACTATGACCGACGAGAACAGGGCAGGAGTGCAGAGAGAGACCGGAGCCCCGAGCAGCCATACAGGAGAGATGGTAGCAGAGGTCGCGCCTTGGACAGAGAACGTAGCCCTGATCGTCACCACAGGAGCGATCACACACTCAACCGTGACTATAGCCCAGACAGAAGATACCGTAGCGAGCGCACGTTAGACCGAGAACACAGTCCTGATCGGCGCTACCGCAGTGAGCGAGCACTCGACCGTGACTATAGTCCAGACCGACGCTATCGTAGTGACCGTGCGCTAGACCGCGCAAACAGCCCCGACCGGCGCTACAGACGGGACAGTCATAGCCCGGGACGCAACCATGGACGTAACCACAGTTTTGAGCGAGGACGGGAACGAATTCCTAGTGACCCGAAGAAATATGATGAGCCTCTTAAAAGAGGTGGTAGCAGAGACCGGCTAGAGCGTTCACCGTCACCTGCGGCCATGCCCATCCCTATGCCACGTCCTGCTCGAGAATTGGAGCCACTGGAGAAACCTCTGAATGTTCTACTGCTGAAAAATCGGCCTAACGAAG AGTATGGCCTTCGACTGGGCAGTCAGCTTTTTATCAAAGAGATGACCAGCACAGGGCTTGCCAGCAGAGATGGGCACCTACAAGAAGGAGACATAATTCTGAAG ATCAATGGAACAGCGACTGAAAACCTGTCTCTCAGCGACGCAGGGAAGCTGATCGAGAAGTCTCGCGGGAAACTGCAGCTGGTGGTCCAGAGAGATAGGCAGCAAGTGCTGATCCGAGTCCCCCCGATGGTCGACAGCGACTCAGAGCTTGATG ATATTTCTGAGATCGAGTCCTATCGTTCCTACTCTCCACAAGATGAAAGACGAGGCCATCATTCAGACCTATCTTCACACTCCTCCAATGAGCGGCTCCGAGAGAAGCCAAG AGAGGAGCCATCCAATCGGCTGGCTAAGATGGGTGCTATGCCAACACCATTCAAAGGTCTTGAGCGAGCTGTGGAAGACACACCCCCATTGCCTCCTGAGAGGGAGGAGTCGCGACCACAAACGCCAccaa CAATCGCAGTTGGCCCAAAAGTTCACGCTCCTCCTAAAGTACCGCTAAAGCCAAAcaaagaagaccaggaagtgtACGG ACCGAACACACTGATGGTCCGTTTTCAGAAAGGTGACAGTGTTGGTATGAGGCTTGCAGGAGGGAATGATGTTGGCATCTTTATTGCGGGAGTTCAGGAAGATAGTGCAGCTGAACAGGAAGGTCTTCGTATTGGCGATCAGCTTGTGAAG GTGAACAATGTGGACTTTAGGGGCATGGTCCGTGAAGATGCAGTCCTTTATCTCCTGGAGATTCCCAAGGGAGAAGACGTGACCATTCTCGCACAGAGCAAGCCAGAAG TTTACAAAGACATTTTAGAATCTGGCAGAGGCGACTCCTTCTTTATCAGGACCCATTTTGAGTATGAGAAAGAGGCTCCTCAGAGCCTTCCTTTCACCCGAGGAGAGATTTTCAAAGTTACTGACACACTCTATGACGGCAAGCTGGGCAACTGGTTAGCAGTCCGTACAAACAAAGAAAACCAGTTGCTGGAGAAGGGCATCATTCCTAATAAAAGCAG AGCAGAGCAAATGTCTAACGTCCAGAATGCTGCACGAGCTGCATCAGGTAACGACAGAGGAGACTTCTGGAGGCTTCGAGGTCAAAGAGCGGCTAAGAAAAAAGATCTTCGCAAGAGTCGAGAGGATCTGAGTGCAGCACCAGTTGCTACACGATTCTCAGCCTATGAGAGAGTTGTCCTGCGTGAAG CTGGCTTCAAGAGACCTGTGGTCATATTTGGGCCCATTTCTGATGCTGTGAATGAAAAACTGGCCAGTGACATGCCAAATGAGTTTGTCATTGCTA AAACGGAGCCGAAGGATGCAGGAAGTGAGAAATCATCCGGAGTTGTAAGACTGAACACAATTCGACAAATTATTGAACAG AATACTCACGCACTGCTGGATGTGACTCCCAAAGCCGTTGACACCTTGAATTACACCCAGTGGTATCCTATCGTCATTTTCCTGAATCCAGACAGCAAGCAGGGACTCAAGACCATGAGGAATCGCCTCTTGCCTGGATCCACCCGCAGTGCACGCAAACTATATGAGCAGGCCATTAAGCTGAGAAAGACATGCTCACACCTTTTCACTG ATACAATCGATCTCAACTCAGCCAATGATGCATGGTACGGCAGTGTGAAAGATTCCATTCGGGAACAGCAGGACAGAGCTGTGTGGGTGTGTGAAGGCAAG TTGGATGGTTCAGAGGAGGATCTAGATCTCCATGACGACCGAATGTCCTACTTGTCAGCGATGAGCGCCGACTACCTAAGCATGGACAGCCGTCTGACCAGCGACTACGACGACACCGCCGATGAGGGCGGGGCTTACACCGACAACGAGCTGGACGAGCCAATGGATGAGCCACAGCCTGTGTCAGCCATCAGTCGCTCGTCAGAACCCGTGCTGCCTGACGAG AAGCCCCACCCTGAACCCCGGAATCGTATGAGAAGGTCAGGCAGCAGAGAGAGGCTAAATAGAGAGCCCAGTCCTCCCCCTGCTTTTGTCCCTGAACCTCCAAAG GTGCGTGCTCAGACCCGGACTGACTCATCACGCAGCTATGACTCGCACTCCAGCAGCACCATCAGCAGCGATGCAGCGGGCGGGAACAAGCCGCTGCCCCCTCCGGTGGCCCTGAAGCCCACCGTGGCCCGCCTCAACCAGATGTCAGACGATCAGACCTCGGAGATGAAGGAGGACCCTGCCAACAAATCCTTCCTGGGCAAG CAAATGGGGGATCAG ATTAAAGCCTTTGAGAAGATGGACCACCTGGCCCGAGCTCAGAGGATCCTCGAACTGCAGGAGGCAGAAAATGCTCGG TTGGAAATCGCCCAGAAGCACCCGGACATCTATGCAATCCCAGTCAAATTACCCAAACCCAATCTCAACCGTCCTCAGCCAATCGG TTCCAGCTCCAATCCGGAGCCACAGACTCCATCCAGGCAGCAGTACTCGGAGAGCAGAACTCACGAAGACGACGAGGCCGAGTACCGCAGGCAGCTGGCCGACAACACCAAGAGGGGCTACTACAACCCCCAGAAATACAAGGACACTGAGTTGTAG
- the tjp2a gene encoding tight junction protein ZO-2a isoform X8: protein MEETVWEQYTVTLQRDPKMGFGIAVSGGRDNPNEDSGETSIVVSDVLQGGPADGLLFENDRVVQVNAIPMDGVIHSFAVQTLRKCGKVAKITVKRPRKVPVNVLNRPGSPDDRVFNNDYTEDYNYDQDRRSVYSNRQDHSLEREQGGYMDSGYQTRERDYDRNYDRREQGRSAERDRSPEQPYRRDGSRGRALDRERSPDRHHRSDHTLNRDYSPDRRYRSERTLDREHSPDRRYRSERALDRDYSPDRRYRSDRALDRANSPDRRYRRDSHSPGRNHGRNHSFERGRERIPSDPKKYDEPLKRGGSRDRLERSPSPAAMPIPMPRPARELEPLEKPLNVLLLKNRPNEEYGLRLGSQLFIKEMTSTGLASRDGHLQEGDIILKINGTATENLSLSDAGKLIEKSRGKLQLVVQRDRQQVLIRVPPMVDSDSELDDISEIESYRSYSPQDERRGHHSDLSSHSSNERLREKPREEPSNRLAKMGAMPTPFKGLERAVEDTPPLPPEREESRPQTPPTIAVGPKVHAPPKVPLKPNKEDQEVYGPNTLMVRFQKGDSVGMRLAGGNDVGIFIAGVQEDSAAEQEGLRIGDQLVKVNNVDFRGMVREDAVLYLLEIPKGEDVTILAQSKPEVYKDILESGRGDSFFIRTHFEYEKEAPQSLPFTRGEIFKVTDTLYDGKLGNWLAVRTNKENQLLEKGIIPNKSRAEQMSNVQNAARAASGNDRGDFWRLRGQRAAKKKDLRKSREDLSAAPVATRFSAYERVVLREAGFKRPVVIFGPISDAVNEKLASDMPNEFVIAKTEPKDAGSEKSSGVVRLNTIRQIIEQNTHALLDVTPKAVDTLNYTQWYPIVIFLNPDSKQGLKTMRNRLLPGSTRSARKLYEQAIKLRKTCSHLFTDTIDLNSANDAWYGSVKDSIREQQDRAVWVCEGKLDGSEEDLDLHDDRMSYLSAMSADYLSMDSRLTSDYDDTADEGGAYTDNELDEPMDEPQPVSAISRSSEPVLPDEKPHPEPRNRMRRSGSRERLNREPSPPPAFVPEPPKVRAQTRTDSSRSYDSHSSSTISSDAAGGNKPLPPPVALKPTVARLNQMSDDQTSEMKEDPANKSFLGKQMGDQIKAFEKMDHLARAQRILELQEAENARLEIAQKHPDIYAIPVKLPKPNLNRPQPIGSSSNPEPQTPSRQQYSESRTHEDDEAEYRRQLADNTKRGYYNPQKYKDTEL from the exons GATCCAAAGATGGGTTTTGGCATTGCTGTATCAGGAGGGCGAGACAACCCCAATGAGGACAGTGGCGAGACGTCCATTGTGGTGTCTGATGTTCTGCAGGGAGGACCAGCCGATGGCTTGTTGTT TGAGAATGACAGAGTGGTGCAGGTGAACGCCATTCCCATGGATGGGGTCATCCATTCCTTCGCCGTTCAAACCCTCAGAAAGTGTGGAAAAGTTGCAAAAATC ACCGTCAAGAGACCAAGAAAGGTTCCTGTAAATGTCCTGAATCGTCCCGGTTCACCCGATGATAGAGTTTTCAACAATGATTACACTGAAGATTACAACTACGACCAGGACCGTCGCAGTGTGTACAGTAACCGGCAGGACCACAGCCTGGAGAGGGAACAAGGCGGTTACATGGATTCTGGCTACCAAACCCGTGAGCGTGATTATGACAGAAACTATGACCGACGAGAACAGGGCAGGAGTGCAGAGAGAGACCGGAGCCCCGAGCAGCCATACAGGAGAGATGGTAGCAGAGGTCGCGCCTTGGACAGAGAACGTAGCCCTGATCGTCACCACAGGAGCGATCACACACTCAACCGTGACTATAGCCCAGACAGAAGATACCGTAGCGAGCGCACGTTAGACCGAGAACACAGTCCTGATCGGCGCTACCGCAGTGAGCGAGCACTCGACCGTGACTATAGTCCAGACCGACGCTATCGTAGTGACCGTGCGCTAGACCGCGCAAACAGCCCCGACCGGCGCTACAGACGGGACAGTCATAGCCCGGGACGCAACCATGGACGTAACCACAGTTTTGAGCGAGGACGGGAACGAATTCCTAGTGACCCGAAGAAATATGATGAGCCTCTTAAAAGAGGTGGTAGCAGAGACCGGCTAGAGCGTTCACCGTCACCTGCGGCCATGCCCATCCCTATGCCACGTCCTGCTCGAGAATTGGAGCCACTGGAGAAACCTCTGAATGTTCTACTGCTGAAAAATCGGCCTAACGAAG AGTATGGCCTTCGACTGGGCAGTCAGCTTTTTATCAAAGAGATGACCAGCACAGGGCTTGCCAGCAGAGATGGGCACCTACAAGAAGGAGACATAATTCTGAAG ATCAATGGAACAGCGACTGAAAACCTGTCTCTCAGCGACGCAGGGAAGCTGATCGAGAAGTCTCGCGGGAAACTGCAGCTGGTGGTCCAGAGAGATAGGCAGCAAGTGCTGATCCGAGTCCCCCCGATGGTCGACAGCGACTCAGAGCTTGATG ATATTTCTGAGATCGAGTCCTATCGTTCCTACTCTCCACAAGATGAAAGACGAGGCCATCATTCAGACCTATCTTCACACTCCTCCAATGAGCGGCTCCGAGAGAAGCCAAG AGAGGAGCCATCCAATCGGCTGGCTAAGATGGGTGCTATGCCAACACCATTCAAAGGTCTTGAGCGAGCTGTGGAAGACACACCCCCATTGCCTCCTGAGAGGGAGGAGTCGCGACCACAAACGCCAccaa CAATCGCAGTTGGCCCAAAAGTTCACGCTCCTCCTAAAGTACCGCTAAAGCCAAAcaaagaagaccaggaagtgtACGG ACCGAACACACTGATGGTCCGTTTTCAGAAAGGTGACAGTGTTGGTATGAGGCTTGCAGGAGGGAATGATGTTGGCATCTTTATTGCGGGAGTTCAGGAAGATAGTGCAGCTGAACAGGAAGGTCTTCGTATTGGCGATCAGCTTGTGAAG GTGAACAATGTGGACTTTAGGGGCATGGTCCGTGAAGATGCAGTCCTTTATCTCCTGGAGATTCCCAAGGGAGAAGACGTGACCATTCTCGCACAGAGCAAGCCAGAAG TTTACAAAGACATTTTAGAATCTGGCAGAGGCGACTCCTTCTTTATCAGGACCCATTTTGAGTATGAGAAAGAGGCTCCTCAGAGCCTTCCTTTCACCCGAGGAGAGATTTTCAAAGTTACTGACACACTCTATGACGGCAAGCTGGGCAACTGGTTAGCAGTCCGTACAAACAAAGAAAACCAGTTGCTGGAGAAGGGCATCATTCCTAATAAAAGCAG AGCAGAGCAAATGTCTAACGTCCAGAATGCTGCACGAGCTGCATCAGGTAACGACAGAGGAGACTTCTGGAGGCTTCGAGGTCAAAGAGCGGCTAAGAAAAAAGATCTTCGCAAGAGTCGAGAGGATCTGAGTGCAGCACCAGTTGCTACACGATTCTCAGCCTATGAGAGAGTTGTCCTGCGTGAAG CTGGCTTCAAGAGACCTGTGGTCATATTTGGGCCCATTTCTGATGCTGTGAATGAAAAACTGGCCAGTGACATGCCAAATGAGTTTGTCATTGCTA AAACGGAGCCGAAGGATGCAGGAAGTGAGAAATCATCCGGAGTTGTAAGACTGAACACAATTCGACAAATTATTGAACAG AATACTCACGCACTGCTGGATGTGACTCCCAAAGCCGTTGACACCTTGAATTACACCCAGTGGTATCCTATCGTCATTTTCCTGAATCCAGACAGCAAGCAGGGACTCAAGACCATGAGGAATCGCCTCTTGCCTGGATCCACCCGCAGTGCACGCAAACTATATGAGCAGGCCATTAAGCTGAGAAAGACATGCTCACACCTTTTCACTG ATACAATCGATCTCAACTCAGCCAATGATGCATGGTACGGCAGTGTGAAAGATTCCATTCGGGAACAGCAGGACAGAGCTGTGTGGGTGTGTGAAGGCAAG TTGGATGGTTCAGAGGAGGATCTAGATCTCCATGACGACCGAATGTCCTACTTGTCAGCGATGAGCGCCGACTACCTAAGCATGGACAGCCGTCTGACCAGCGACTACGACGACACCGCCGATGAGGGCGGGGCTTACACCGACAACGAGCTGGACGAGCCAATGGATGAGCCACAGCCTGTGTCAGCCATCAGTCGCTCGTCAGAACCCGTGCTGCCTGACGAG AAGCCCCACCCTGAACCCCGGAATCGTATGAGAAGGTCAGGCAGCAGAGAGAGGCTAAATAGAGAGCCCAGTCCTCCCCCTGCTTTTGTCCCTGAACCTCCAAAG GTGCGTGCTCAGACCCGGACTGACTCATCACGCAGCTATGACTCGCACTCCAGCAGCACCATCAGCAGCGATGCAGCGGGCGGGAACAAGCCGCTGCCCCCTCCGGTGGCCCTGAAGCCCACCGTGGCCCGCCTCAACCAGATGTCAGACGATCAGACCTCGGAGATGAAGGAGGACCCTGCCAACAAATCCTTCCTGGGCAAG CAAATGGGGGATCAG ATTAAAGCCTTTGAGAAGATGGACCACCTGGCCCGAGCTCAGAGGATCCTCGAACTGCAGGAGGCAGAAAATGCTCGG TTGGAAATCGCCCAGAAGCACCCGGACATCTATGCAATCCCAGTCAAATTACCCAAACCCAATCTCAACCGTCCTCAGCCAATCGG TTCCAGCTCCAATCCGGAGCCACAGACTCCATCCAGGCAGCAGTACTCGGAGAGCAGAACTCACGAAGACGACGAGGCCGAGTACCGCAGGCAGCTGGCCGACAACACCAAGAGGGGCTACTACAACCCCCAGAAATACAAGGACACTGAGTTGTAG